CGTGCAGTCGCCCAACAAATCGCTGCAGCTGACGTTTGACCCGCCACCCACTTTTGCTGCCGCAAAAGCAGGCGTCGCCTCAAACGCAGCTGAGCTCAGGCGTTAGAGCGCGGGAATACCTGGGGAGATAAAGTGACAACGTTTGAAATCGTAAACTTTTCCGTCTCGATTGCTCTAGGCTTGTTGTCTATTGGGCTTGCGGGATTTGCTGTCTGGCTCAGCTTGAGATTCGATGACCGCTCCTCAAAAGCGTTGGAATCGATACGGCAGATCAGCAGCAAAATTCAAACTTCATCAGAAGTGTCCCTAGAGCATCAAAAGGAATTTTCGTCAAAGATGCTCGATTCCCTGCTGGATAAAAACCAATATGGTTCAGTGGAGGGGGGAGATTCACCTGTCCAATCAGCGGAAAAACTGGAGAAACTGATAAATGCCCGGCTAGAGGTTGCCGAAACAACAATTGGCGACAGCATTGCTGCGCAAGTGCGATCTCTGCAATCTGAAAATGGGGCCAACTCGAAAGAGATTGCCGAGGCCATCTCATCAATCAGGGAGCAAGTATCGCGTCTAGGTGATGCAGCACGTGAAGCCTCTTCCGAGGCAATTCTGCCCATTGCCATTGGTAGTAGGTTAAAAGAATTCTTGGATTTCCCAGCCCATTTTTTGCTGCTGCAGGCAATCGTCGAGACCGGGGCAAGCTCCACTGAGGAACTGGATAAGCTTCAGGAAAAATACCATCTGCCAACTGGCTTTGAAGACGGTGTTGAGAACTTACTAAAAGAAGGGCTGTTGGTAGGTAGCCTAGAACACTTTCGTCTGCCGTCAGGTGCTCAGCAGAGCTTGATCGAGTGGGTCCAAAGGAATGAGCCTAAGCTGAGAATGCTGCAATCCCGCTACAAGGACAAGACATCAATAGTAGTAGATGAAGGCGAGTTGGAAATTGCAAGAAATCTTTCCTTCTAGCGTGCCGCGCTCTAACAAGTCGCTGCAGGTGACGTTTGCCCCGCCACGCACTTTTGCTTCCGCAAAAGCACGCGTCGCCGCAAACGGTTTGGGGCGACGTTTAATGCGGGCGGCAGAATCTGCTTTGGAGGCGCGTGGATGTCCAAAACTCAATATTCAAGTCCGCAGCACCAATGAAGCCGTTTTGGCGTTCTACAATAAATTGGGCTACACAGTTGATCCGGTGGTGAGCCTCGGAAAACGCCTCATACAGGACACACAGCAGTGACATTGAGCTTGGATATTCGCCGGGGTGATCTTGGCAATCGGGCGGTTCGGCAATTGCTCCAGGAACACCTCAATAGTATGGCTGAACACTCCCCTCCAGAAAGTATTCATGCCTTGCCTATCGAGCAATTATCGGCAATAGATGTTTCGTTCTGGTGTGGTTGGGATGGTCAACAGCTAGCTGGGTGTGGGGCTCTAAAAGAACTCAGTCCAACCGCTGGCGAGATCAAAACCATGCGAACTGCAAGTTCGTACCTACGTCGTGGTGTGGCTGCTCAAATTCTTGGCCATGTGATGGCTGAAGCAACGAAACGTGGTTACACGTCGCTCAGTCTGGAAACAGGGTCTGCTGATGCTTTCCTGCCAGCACAACGGCTTTATCAAAAATATGGTTTTGGCTACTGTGAGCCATTCGGGGACTATGAGGCTGATCCGTTCAGCGTATTTATGACCAAGACTTTGGCTTAGTCGTATTGGCGCCTGACACCACATCGCGGGCGACGCTCCACCCGTTTCCCACTTCTGCCGCTGCCAATGCGGCCTTCCCCCGAAACACCTGATGTTGAGGAACCATGAAGCTTGAAATGCGAATCGGCGGCGTGTCCGCATTGGTGCAGGCGCTCTGTTACCTAATTGGCTTCGGCTTGTTGGCGACGTTGATGAACCCAGGCAGCACCGAGGGATGGACGCAGGTGCAGAAATTGGAATTCATTCTTGAGCGTCAATCGCTGTTCGTATTCTGGAACGTTGTCATTTATGTGGTGTTCGGTGCGGCGTTGGTGGTTCTTGCCGTTGTGCTGCACCGTTTGCTTGAACCATTGAGTTCACTGCTTGTGTCAATCGCGACACCATTCGGGCTGATCTGGGCAGGCCTGGTTGTTGCGAGCGGAATGCTTGCGAACGTAGGACTTGCCTGGGTTGCACAGGCCTATAAAACAGGTGCAGAAGCAGCGGCGCAGACTTGGACGATGATCGGTATTGTCCAAGATGGAATCGGCGGCGGCGTCGAAGTGGTTGGCGGGCTTTGGGTTCTCGGCATCAGTGCTGCGGCGCTCCGGTCACGGTCAGTGCTGCCGAACTCGATTAACCTGCTTGGCCTTGTTGTCGGGGTTTGTGGGGCCGTCACAATCGTTCCGGCGCTAAGTGGAATGGGAGCGGTTTTTGGACTGTTGCAAATCGTTTGGTTTGTCGGCGTGGGGATCGTGCTGCTCCGTGCAAAAGACGCTCACCAATACGCCGTGGCTAGGGTTTGATCCGCCTCTATCGTCGTTGTCTTAAAAGCGAGAAGCTCAGACGCTCGCTTTTGAGTGCGTGCAGCGGACGTATGAATCGTATTGATTCAGCGATGCACAGCGTCGCTCAGGGTGGGCTGGCGAAATGTTGCTCGGCGCCATCGCTGTGGCCGAAAACCACGTGTGCATCTTCAAATGCGAACTGCTGGTGTCGCCTTGTGGCCATCCGGTTCTGATTTTTAGGCGTCTAGCTTCGCTGTGCCTTGTGCCTGGATACCTGAGCACGCTTGGTCACGGGTTGCACAAAATGCGATTTGAATGCGATTAAAAAGTCGCATTAGTGTTTGGCATATCATTTCTAATCGGAAATTTGTCATGTCTAAACAACGCTGGAGCTGGGCGCGCAGTGAAATCTCCACCCTTGATCCCAGGTCTGATGCGCAGCGGATGGCTCATTTAAGTTTTGAGGTTAGATTCGGTACGCCGATTTTCCTGCACGCTTTGTTCAATGTCGCCTTTGCCTACAACATGGGCATCCCGGACACGGCAAGAATCCTTTACCGGGAGGGGCGTGGAACGATCATGCGACGGACACGAAAGCGCAATTTCGATTCAATGATATTTTTCGGTGAGCTGTATCGGCATGGTGACAGTCCCGAAGGCGTTGCCATTTGCGAACGCCTCAACCGAATCCATGCCAATTTCCCCATACATAACGATCTATCGCTGTATACATTGGCGACGCTCGCATGTTTGCCGTACAGGATTGGTCAGCGATTTGCTGGGCTTGGTGGACCTTCTTATGCCGAGTATGAGGCGCAGTTCAATTTCTGGTGCCGAATAGGCCAGCTACTGAATATTCAAGATATACCTGAGACGCTTCCAGCCTTCATGACGTGGATGCAGTGCTATGAGAAGAAACATTTCGCTCATACCCTTGCCGCCGACGCCGTTGTTGAAGCCATGGCTGATGAGTGGGCGGACTATTGGTTTCCCGCATCCTTGCAGCACACCGCGAAAGGTGTTTTTCTTCACCTTATCGACCCTGAAGTCCGTGAAAGGATGCAATTAAAGCACCCCACGGCTGGGCAGCGTTTTATTGGTGATACGGCCATCAAGGCGTTTTTCTTGGCCAAGCGAATGCTTCCAGATCCAGAGGAAAGAAGCATGGTGGAATTCTTTGCGCAGAACTATGCTGTAGGAAGCGGATTAGAAAGCGTTGGTGTTGATGTCGAGCGCTGAGGGTTTTCGGCCAGCGGCGTTAAGGTGCCAGGCCTGCAAAAGAAGAAGGTTTTTATGACGCCACATCTGTGCCTGCCCCCCTTTGGGACAGAGATCTTGAGCCCACGGTTGCGTTTTACGGAAGTGGCCTGGGCTTGTTTGAGCGCAAGCAAACCACACTTTTGGGCCGTGCCAAGCGCTAAAACACGATGCTCAAACTCGTGCCTGCCGATTATCAGTATGCCGCCGATCTGTTTGAGGCAGTGCATGAGTCACGCGCTGATCTGGAGCCTTGGTTGGCTTGGGCCAAATCGACATACTCGATGGATGACGTCAATCATTGGCTTGGTCACATTGCGCCTCAAGGCTACGAGTTCTTTGTGCTGGATGCTGCCGGCCGATATGTCGGAAGTGTTGGGTTGAATGCCTTGAGGCCTGCGAACAGGATCGCAAATCTTGGCTACTGGATACGCTCCTCAGCGAAAGGTCGGGGCTTGGCTACGGCTGCCGTAACCGCCTTGGTAGCCTGGGCTCGGAGCAATACGGATTTCAATCGTCTGGAAGTGGTTGTCGCTGTTGGCAACACGGCCAGTCGACGGGTTGCTGAGAAAGCTGGGGCGCACTATGAAGGCGTGGCCAAAGCCAGACTGCTGCTGAAAGGCCAGTATCACGACGCGGCAATGTATTCATTTACCAGCGGCGCAGACGTTGCTTAACAAGTTTTTGCAGGTGAAATATAGTTGCTGCAAAAAAGACGCAGCCCCAATTGTCATGTGATCTATGCCCTTGAGGTTAGGCGGCAGCAAACCGTGACCATCCAGTTACTGTGGAGACACCGAACGTGAGAAAACTCGTAGTAGCGGCGATTGTGCTCGCCGGCGCCTATCTTGGTTATGCCGAACTCGGTGGCTCCGGGCTTTCACAAGAGCGACCATTTTCGGGGGCATCCAACCCCGCATTCACGGCGACCGCTTCGGCCCCTCTTGCATTTGATCATCGCCATGCCGGGCGGCAGGTACAAGGACATGGCTTGGTGCATAAAATTTTACCTGACGACAACAAGGGCAGCCGTCATCAGCGTTTCATTCTGCGCTTGCAATCAGGCCAAACGGTGCTTGTCGCCCATAACATTGACCTTGCGCCCAGG
The Oceanococcus atlanticus DNA segment above includes these coding regions:
- a CDS encoding DUF3465 domain-containing protein produces the protein MRKLVVAAIVLAGAYLGYAELGGSGLSQERPFSGASNPAFTATASAPLAFDHRHAGRQVQGHGLVHKILPDDNKGSRHQRFILRLQSGQTVLVAHNIDLAPRIGSLKRGDRVEFNGVYETNDLGGVVHWTHHDPAGRHENGWLKHNGRVFQ
- a CDS encoding GNAT family N-acetyltransferase → MLKLVPADYQYAADLFEAVHESRADLEPWLAWAKSTYSMDDVNHWLGHIAPQGYEFFVLDAAGRYVGSVGLNALRPANRIANLGYWIRSSAKGRGLATAAVTALVAWARSNTDFNRLEVVVAVGNTASRRVAEKAGAHYEGVAKARLLLKGQYHDAAMYSFTSGADVA
- a CDS encoding GNAT family N-acetyltransferase; the encoded protein is MQEIFPSSVPRSNKSLQVTFAPPRTFASAKARVAANGLGRRLMRAAESALEARGCPKLNIQVRSTNEAVLAFYNKLGYTVDPVVSLGKRLIQDTQQ
- a CDS encoding GNAT family N-acetyltransferase is translated as MTLSLDIRRGDLGNRAVRQLLQEHLNSMAEHSPPESIHALPIEQLSAIDVSFWCGWDGQQLAGCGALKELSPTAGEIKTMRTASSYLRRGVAAQILGHVMAEATKRGYTSLSLETGSADAFLPAQRLYQKYGFGYCEPFGDYEADPFSVFMTKTLA
- a CDS encoding DUF4386 family protein; protein product: MKLEMRIGGVSALVQALCYLIGFGLLATLMNPGSTEGWTQVQKLEFILERQSLFVFWNVVIYVVFGAALVVLAVVLHRLLEPLSSLLVSIATPFGLIWAGLVVASGMLANVGLAWVAQAYKTGAEAAAQTWTMIGIVQDGIGGGVEVVGGLWVLGISAAALRSRSVLPNSINLLGLVVGVCGAVTIVPALSGMGAVFGLLQIVWFVGVGIVLLRAKDAHQYAVARV
- a CDS encoding oxygenase MpaB family protein translates to MSKQRWSWARSEISTLDPRSDAQRMAHLSFEVRFGTPIFLHALFNVAFAYNMGIPDTARILYREGRGTIMRRTRKRNFDSMIFFGELYRHGDSPEGVAICERLNRIHANFPIHNDLSLYTLATLACLPYRIGQRFAGLGGPSYAEYEAQFNFWCRIGQLLNIQDIPETLPAFMTWMQCYEKKHFAHTLAADAVVEAMADEWADYWFPASLQHTAKGVFLHLIDPEVRERMQLKHPTAGQRFIGDTAIKAFFLAKRMLPDPEERSMVEFFAQNYAVGSGLESVGVDVER